The segment AGAAGAACTCTGAAAATAAAATATTGGAAGAGGTTATCCAATTACCAAGTAAATTAAAATATAGAATTCCTTATACAATAAATAGTAATTTAAAATTGTTGGATAATATGGAAATAAAAACTACAATAAATGGAAATATTTCTGATTCTTTTACAACTTATATTTTAGATTATAGTGGGAATATAAAATACAGGGTTGCTATTTATAATTTTCAAGAAAATAAATTAGTAAAAATAAATGTCTATAAAAAAATATATGGAGAAAAGATTTCAGAAGATAAATTACTAGATTATCATCAAAGGTTATTTGAAGAAGAGGAGTTAGGAAATGATTGGAGAAAGTGGTAACAAAAAAGAAAAAATTAAATTTATGAATACTGCTTTTTCTTCTAATGAAAATTCTAAAGTAGAAATTTTTATGAATAATATTTTTATTGATGGAATAAATTTAAATGCTAGTGATATTCATATAGAAACTTATAATGATTATTTTAGAATAAGATATAGGATAGATGGAATATTGATTGAAAAAGGAAAATATAAAATTCAAGATATTGCTCCTTTGATTTCAAGAATAAAAATTTTATGTAATTTAGATATTACAGAAAAAAGAATACCACAAGATGGGAGAGTAGATGGGCTATATAAGGGGAGAGAATTAGATTTTAGAGTATCTGTTGTCCCAACTTATTTTGGAGAAAAGTTAGTTATAAGAATTTTATATAAAGAAACTGCTCAAAAAACTTTGGAAGAATTGGGATTTAAAAAAGAATATTATTTAAAATTATTTGAAATAATAAAAAGAAAATCTGGAATGTTAATTATTTCAGGACCTATGGGAAGTGGAAAAACTACTTCAATGTATGCAATATTAAATGAAATAAATGGAGTAGAAAAAAATATAACAACTATTGAAGACCCTATTGAGTACACTTTAGAAGGAATAAATCAAATTCAATGTAAAAATGATATTGGATTAGATTTTTCAACTATTTTAAAATCAATATTAAGACAAGATTCTGATGTAATTATGATAGGGGAAATAAGAGATAGAGAAACAGCAGAAATTGCTATAAAAGCTTCTTTAACAGGACATTTGATTATTTCAACTTTACATACAAAGAATACTATAAGTGCAATAAAAAGATTGATGAGTTTAGGAATAGAACCATATATGATATCGGCTGGTCTCAAAGGAATACAAAATCAAAGACTTGTTAGAAGATTATGTCCTTATTGTAAAATAGAAGATAATAATTTAGAAGAAAAATTAAAAATTTTAGGTATAGAAAATAATAAAATTTTTAACAATAAGATTTATACTGCTAAAGGTTGTGAGTATTGTAATTATACTGGGTATAAAGGAAGGATTTTAGTTGGCGAATTTTTATATATAAATGATGAGATAGAAAATATAATCACTTCTGATTTTAGTACTTTAGAATTAGAGAATAGATTGAAAGAATTAGGAATAAAAACTATAGTAGAAAATGGTTTAGAATTTGTTAAACAAGGTTTAACTTCATTAGATGAGTTAATAAGAGAGTGTTAATTATGAAAATATTTTTTTATTTGGTGTGTGATAAGATAGGAAATAAAAAAATAGGTTTTTTAAAAGGACAATCTAAAAATGAAGTTGAAAATTCTTTGAGGAAAAAAGGTTATTTAATTATAAAGATAAAAAAGATAATTTTTATTCAAAGTGAAATCTCAAAAGCAGAATTAAAAGATTTTTTTATGAAATTAAAAGTGTTTGTAAAAAATGGATATCAATTTTATAAAATTATTGAGATTTTTCAGGGAAATGAAAAATTAGATTTTTATATAGAAAGAATGAAAAAATCTATTAATGAAGGAAGAAATTTACATAGTATTTTTGAAGAAAGTGGTTTGCCTTTAAAAGAAGTTGATATATTTATACTAAGAGCAGGAGAAGAAACAGGAAAATTATATAATTCTTTTGAAGGAATAGAAGAAAGGATTTCTCAAGAGATTGAAAAACAAAAGAGAATAAGAAAGATTTTGTTTTACCCAATTTTAGTGTTATTGATAGTTATAGTATTATTAATATTTTTAGGAAAATTTATATTACCTGATTTTGTAAATATTATTGGAAAAGATAGAATTCCAATTTTTACAATGGTAATAATTTTTTTAGCAAATAATATTATATATGTTTTTTTATTTTTGATTATCTTTTTTATAGGGATAAAAAAATTATATAAGAACAAAAGAGAGAGAATAATAGAATTTTTTTTAAAAAATAAAATACTATCAAAAATAATTATAGGAAATTTTATATTATATTTTTCCAAAATTTTAGTTATACTTTTGGAATCTGGAATAAGTTTAAGTGATGCTATATCTATAATAATAGATTCTATAAACAATGATTTTTTTAGAAAAAAATTATTAATGGCTAAAAATCATCTTATAAAAGGAAAAGACATATTTTATTCTTTAGAATCTATGGATATATTTGATAAAGTAGAATTAGAATTTATAAAAACAGGAGAACAAAGTGGGGAATTGTCTTCGATGTTTCAACTTATATACGAAAGAAAAAAAGAAGTTTTAGATGAAAAAATAGATAGATTTATAAAATTATTGG is part of the Fusobacterium sp. FSA-380-WT-3A genome and harbors:
- a CDS encoding GspE/PulE family protein; this encodes MIGESGNKKEKIKFMNTAFSSNENSKVEIFMNNIFIDGINLNASDIHIETYNDYFRIRYRIDGILIEKGKYKIQDIAPLISRIKILCNLDITEKRIPQDGRVDGLYKGRELDFRVSVVPTYFGEKLVIRILYKETAQKTLEELGFKKEYYLKLFEIIKRKSGMLIISGPMGSGKTTSMYAILNEINGVEKNITTIEDPIEYTLEGINQIQCKNDIGLDFSTILKSILRQDSDVIMIGEIRDRETAEIAIKASLTGHLIISTLHTKNTISAIKRLMSLGIEPYMISAGLKGIQNQRLVRRLCPYCKIEDNNLEEKLKILGIENNKIFNNKIYTAKGCEYCNYTGYKGRILVGEFLYINDEIENIITSDFSTLELENRLKELGIKTIVENGLEFVKQGLTSLDELIREC
- a CDS encoding type II secretion system F family protein translates to MKIFFYLVCDKIGNKKIGFLKGQSKNEVENSLRKKGYLIIKIKKIIFIQSEISKAELKDFFMKLKVFVKNGYQFYKIIEIFQGNEKLDFYIERMKKSINEGRNLHSIFEESGLPLKEVDIFILRAGEETGKLYNSFEGIEERISQEIEKQKRIRKILFYPILVLLIVIVLLIFLGKFILPDFVNIIGKDRIPIFTMVIIFLANNIIYVFLFLIIFFIGIKKLYKNKRERIIEFFLKNKILSKIIIGNFILYFSKILVILLESGISLSDAISIIIDSINNDFFRKKLLMAKNHLIKGKDIFYSLESMDIFDKVELEFIKTGEQSGELSSMFQLIYERKKEVLDEKIDRFIKLLEPTLILIIGIIVGGIFLGIYGPILEMMNNI